Proteins encoded in a region of the Bradyrhizobium sp. CB3481 genome:
- a CDS encoding nucleoside deaminase: MTAPSFMDLALKTAENAGKAGEVPIGCVIVRDYEVIATAGNRTLTDRDPTAHAEILAIRQAAEAIGTERLVDCDLYVTLEPCTMCAGAISFARIRRLYYGAADPKGGAVDSGVRFFAQPTCHHVPEVYSAVGEVKAATLLRDFFRERR, encoded by the coding sequence ATGACTGCCCCTTCTTTCATGGATTTGGCGCTGAAAACCGCCGAAAATGCCGGAAAAGCCGGCGAAGTTCCGATCGGCTGCGTCATCGTCAGGGATTACGAGGTGATCGCCACCGCCGGCAACCGGACCCTGACCGACCGTGACCCGACCGCGCACGCCGAAATCCTGGCGATCCGGCAGGCCGCCGAGGCGATCGGCACCGAACGGCTGGTCGATTGCGACCTCTATGTCACGCTTGAGCCCTGCACCATGTGCGCCGGCGCGATCTCGTTCGCTCGGATCAGGCGGCTCTATTACGGCGCCGCCGATCCCAAGGGCGGCGCGGTGGATTCCGGCGTGCGGTTCTTCGCCCAGCCGACCTGCCACCACGTGCCGGAGGTTTATTCGGCGGTCGGCGAGGTCAAGGCGGCGACGCTGCTGCGGGATTTTTTCAGGGAGCGGCGGTAG
- a CDS encoding pseudouridine synthase, protein MPRDNDKNNDSRGRRDRPGGGKGRAGGGKGRSGAARGPEKKFAKRGFGTRDDSERRPYAGKSEGAKPFGKKPYAGKRDSDDRPPRRDFGDRPQRFNRDDRPRGDFGDRKRDSGDRKRDSGDRKRDSGDRGPRKDFRPREDRDGEKRSFKPRSDRPNFDRDRDARPPRRDRDDARPAGRFSEKKFGDKRPYAPRGEGFRKDGDRPRGDRPYGDRPSRDGEKRFSRGPRKDYGDRPERGEDKPWQKRDDRGGRDSRPARDGAGNFDRPRFGRARDDGAGEERPRFSRSREDRPKFDRPRERRDHDGSRGRPEGRTDWQEHPRSEGRYGDRPRRDNENDSRIFAKRPAFGGRGAYRERTPDADRRAPRAEPKPKKAGERIAKVVARAGLASRRDAEELITAGRVTVNGRVINSPALDVTANDVIAVDGKVLPPRERTRLFLYHKPRGLMTTHDDPEGRPTVFDNLPEGLPRLISVGRLDFNTEGLLLLTNDGGLARALELPDTGWLRRYRVRAHGEVTQAQLDELKKGVEVDGVKYGPIDAQLERDQGANVWVVFAIREGKNREVRNVMAHLGLEVNRLIRVSYGPFQLGELAEGQVEEVKTRVLREQLGEKIAALAGADFNRPAQDDKSEGDDDAPRGKKSFKPAGKSALIADRKGRRVLVQRTGSEEARARNEDEANGYGPPRRPKRGYHGKRDLKPRDE, encoded by the coding sequence ATGCCCCGCGATAACGACAAAAACAACGATTCCCGCGGCCGGCGTGACCGTCCCGGAGGCGGCAAGGGCCGCGCCGGCGGTGGCAAGGGCCGTTCGGGGGCGGCGAGGGGCCCCGAGAAGAAATTCGCCAAGCGGGGATTTGGCACCCGCGATGACAGCGAGCGGCGTCCCTATGCCGGCAAGTCCGAAGGCGCGAAGCCGTTTGGCAAAAAGCCCTACGCCGGCAAGCGCGACAGCGATGATCGTCCGCCGCGCCGGGACTTTGGCGATCGGCCGCAGCGCTTCAACCGGGACGACCGCCCCCGCGGCGACTTCGGGGATCGCAAGCGCGACTCCGGGGATCGCAAGCGCGACTCCGGGGATCGCAAGCGCGATTCCGGAGATCGTGGCCCGCGCAAGGATTTTCGTCCGCGTGAGGATCGCGATGGCGAGAAGCGTTCGTTCAAGCCGCGCAGCGACCGGCCGAACTTTGATCGAGATCGTGACGCGCGCCCGCCGCGACGTGATCGCGACGACGCACGCCCGGCCGGGCGGTTTTCTGAAAAGAAGTTCGGCGACAAGCGCCCCTACGCGCCGCGCGGCGAAGGTTTCCGGAAAGACGGCGACCGTCCGCGCGGCGATCGGCCCTATGGTGATCGCCCGTCGCGCGACGGCGAGAAGCGGTTTTCGCGCGGGCCGCGCAAGGATTATGGCGACCGGCCCGAGCGCGGTGAGGACAAGCCGTGGCAGAAGCGGGACGACCGCGGCGGACGCGATTCCCGTCCCGCGCGCGATGGTGCAGGCAATTTCGACCGGCCGCGCTTTGGCCGCGCGCGTGACGATGGGGCGGGCGAGGAGCGTCCGCGGTTTTCGCGTTCGCGCGAGGATCGTCCGAAATTCGATCGTCCCCGCGAGCGCCGTGATCATGATGGAAGTCGCGGGCGACCTGAGGGGCGCACCGATTGGCAGGAGCATCCGCGCAGCGAGGGTCGCTACGGCGATCGTCCGCGCCGTGACAACGAGAACGACAGCCGAATCTTTGCAAAGCGTCCCGCCTTTGGCGGTCGCGGCGCCTATCGCGAGCGCACGCCGGATGCCGACAGGCGTGCGCCGCGCGCAGAGCCGAAGCCGAAAAAGGCCGGCGAGCGCATCGCCAAGGTGGTGGCGCGCGCAGGCCTTGCCTCGCGCCGCGATGCCGAGGAGCTGATCACGGCGGGCCGCGTCACGGTCAACGGCCGTGTCATCAATTCGCCGGCGCTCGACGTCACCGCCAACGATGTGATCGCCGTCGACGGCAAGGTGCTGCCGCCGCGCGAGCGCACGCGGCTGTTCCTGTATCACAAGCCGCGCGGGCTGATGACGACGCATGACGATCCCGAGGGGCGGCCGACGGTGTTCGACAATCTGCCCGAAGGCCTGCCGCGACTGATCTCGGTCGGCCGGCTCGATTTCAACACGGAAGGGCTGTTGCTCTTGACCAATGACGGTGGGCTCGCCCGGGCGCTCGAACTGCCGGATACCGGCTGGCTGCGACGCTACCGCGTCCGCGCCCATGGCGAGGTCACGCAGGCGCAGCTCGACGAGTTGAAGAAGGGCGTCGAGGTCGACGGCGTCAAATACGGCCCGATCGATGCGCAGCTTGAACGCGACCAGGGCGCCAATGTCTGGGTCGTGTTCGCGATCCGCGAGGGCAAGAACCGCGAGGTGCGCAACGTGATGGCGCATCTCGGCCTCGAGGTGAACCGGCTGATCCGTGTCTCCTACGGGCCGTTCCAGCTCGGTGAGCTTGCGGAAGGGCAGGTCGAGGAGGTCAAGACGCGGGTGCTGCGCGAGCAGCTCGGCGAGAAGATCGCCGCGCTTGCCGGCGCCGATTTCAACCGTCCGGCGCAGGACGACAAATCCGAGGGTGACGACGACGCGCCGCGCGGCAAAAAGTCGTTCAAGCCGGCCGGCAAGAGCGCGCTGATCGCCGATCGCAAGGGCCGTCGCGTGCTGGTGCAGCGGACCGGCAGCGAGGAGGCGCGGGCGCGCAACGAGGACGAAGCCAACGGCTACGGCCCGCCGCGCCGCCCGAAGCGCGGCTATCACGGCAAGCGCGATCTGAAGCCGCGGGACGAGTAG
- the rsmD gene encoding 16S rRNA (guanine(966)-N(2))-methyltransferase RsmD: protein MRVVGGRLKGRNLASPSTQAIRPTADRLRESVFNILIHAYDDPIEGARVLDLFAGTGALGIEAVSRGAAFTLFVDNGAEARALLRNNVESLGLGGVTKVYRRDATNLGPAHPVEPFSLVFLDPPYGKGLAEKALASLRDGGWLTREALVVVEEAKAAAFAAPEGFEELERRAYDDTEFVFLRFGKPAAK from the coding sequence ATGCGCGTCGTCGGCGGAAGACTGAAGGGCCGCAACCTGGCCTCGCCCTCGACGCAGGCGATCCGTCCGACGGCGGACCGCCTGCGCGAGTCCGTGTTCAACATCCTGATCCACGCCTATGACGACCCGATCGAAGGCGCGCGGGTGCTCGACCTGTTCGCCGGCACGGGCGCGCTTGGCATCGAGGCGGTGTCGCGCGGGGCGGCATTCACGCTGTTCGTCGACAATGGCGCGGAAGCGCGCGCCTTGTTGCGGAATAATGTCGAGTCGCTCGGCCTCGGCGGCGTGACAAAAGTCTATCGCCGCGACGCCACCAATCTGGGACCCGCGCATCCGGTCGAGCCGTTTTCGCTGGTGTTCCTCGATCCGCCCTACGGCAAGGGGCTTGCGGAAAAGGCGCTGGCCTCGCTGCGCGACGGCGGCTGGTTGACGCGCGAGGCGCTGGTTGTGGTGGAGGAGGCGAAGGCTGCAGCGTTCGCCGCGCCTGAAGGGTTCGAGGAACTGGAGCGGCGGGCGTATGACGATACGGAGTTCGTGTTTCTGAGATTTGGCAAGCCCGCTGCCAAATAG
- the mutL gene encoding DNA mismatch repair endonuclease MutL: MPVRQLPEQVVNRIAAGEVVERPASVVKELVENAIDAGASRIDIFSDGGGRRRIGITDDGSGMTHGDLALAVDRHATSKLDDEDLLRIRTLGFRGEALPSIGAVARLGITTRHASEPHAWSLSVEGGVKSEIMPAALSQGTRVEVSDLFFATPARLKFLKTDRTEAEAIREVVRRLAMARPDIAFTLAGEERAPVTWAAALPGAPGRLTRLGDILGSDFRACAIDVRAEREGVAVEGFAAAPSLTRANALGQYLFVNGRPVRDKLILGAVRAAYSDYLPRDRHPVVALFVTLPPQEVDANVHPAKTEVRFRNAGLVRALIVHALKEGLAREGRRTAANTDGAALSAFRPSFAPRPINWDWRSSPAYPVRPAPSFEGAAATALAEAGQAAFDVGAPTADVRFEAQPAADLLDRPLGAARTQIHETYIVSQTRDGLIVVDQHAAHERIVYERLKASLAKNGVQRQILLIPEIVELDEATVEKLLDRSEELASFGLAIDSFGPGAVAVRETPSLLGKANAAGLLRDLAEHMAEWDEALPLERRLMHVAATMACHGSVRAGRRLKPEEMNALLREMEDTPNSGQCNHGRPTYVELKLADIEKLFGRR; this comes from the coding sequence ATGCCCGTCCGCCAGCTTCCCGAACAGGTCGTCAACCGCATCGCCGCCGGCGAAGTGGTCGAACGTCCCGCGAGCGTGGTGAAGGAGCTCGTCGAAAACGCCATCGACGCCGGCGCGAGCCGGATCGACATCTTCAGCGATGGCGGCGGCCGGCGTCGGATCGGCATCACCGACGATGGCAGCGGCATGACCCATGGCGACCTCGCGCTTGCCGTCGACCGTCATGCGACCTCCAAGCTCGATGACGAGGATCTCCTGCGCATTCGCACGCTGGGGTTTCGCGGCGAGGCGCTGCCTTCGATCGGCGCGGTGGCCAGGCTCGGCATCACCACGCGCCACGCCAGCGAACCGCATGCCTGGTCGCTCTCGGTCGAAGGCGGGGTGAAATCAGAGATCATGCCGGCGGCGCTGTCGCAGGGCACCCGCGTCGAGGTCAGCGATCTCTTCTTCGCCACACCCGCCCGGCTGAAATTTCTCAAGACCGACCGCACCGAGGCCGAGGCGATCCGCGAAGTGGTGCGGCGCCTCGCCATGGCGCGGCCCGACATCGCCTTCACCCTCGCCGGCGAGGAGCGCGCGCCGGTGACCTGGGCGGCGGCGCTGCCCGGCGCCCCCGGCCGACTGACCCGGCTCGGCGATATCCTGGGCAGCGATTTTCGCGCCTGCGCCATCGACGTGCGCGCCGAGCGCGAGGGCGTCGCGGTCGAAGGCTTTGCTGCCGCGCCGTCGCTGACGCGCGCCAATGCGCTGGGGCAATATCTGTTCGTCAACGGCCGCCCCGTTCGCGACAAGCTGATTCTCGGCGCGGTGCGCGCCGCCTATTCGGATTATCTGCCGCGCGACCGTCATCCCGTGGTGGCGCTGTTTGTGACGCTGCCACCGCAGGAGGTCGACGCCAATGTGCATCCGGCCAAGACCGAGGTGCGCTTCCGCAACGCCGGCCTCGTGCGCGCGCTGATCGTGCATGCATTGAAGGAGGGCCTCGCCCGCGAGGGAAGGCGCACCGCGGCCAATACCGACGGCGCGGCGCTATCGGCGTTCCGTCCCTCCTTTGCGCCGCGCCCGATCAACTGGGACTGGCGCAGCTCGCCGGCCTACCCAGTCAGGCCTGCACCGTCGTTCGAAGGCGCGGCGGCAACGGCGCTCGCTGAAGCCGGACAGGCCGCCTTCGATGTCGGCGCGCCGACCGCCGACGTGCGCTTCGAGGCACAGCCCGCCGCCGACCTGCTCGACCGCCCGCTCGGCGCGGCGCGCACGCAGATTCATGAGACCTATATCGTGTCGCAGACTCGCGACGGCCTCATCGTGGTGGACCAGCACGCCGCGCATGAGCGCATCGTCTACGAGAGGCTCAAGGCGTCGCTGGCGAAGAACGGTGTGCAGCGGCAGATTCTTCTGATCCCGGAAATCGTCGAACTCGACGAAGCCACCGTCGAAAAACTGCTCGATCGCTCCGAAGAGCTGGCTTCCTTCGGCCTCGCCATCGACTCCTTCGGCCCCGGCGCGGTGGCGGTGCGCGAAACCCCGTCGCTGCTCGGCAAGGCCAATGCAGCGGGATTATTGCGCGACCTCGCCGAACACATGGCCGAATGGGATGAGGCGCTGCCGCTGGAGCGCCGCCTGATGCACGTCGCCGCCACCATGGCCTGCCACGGCTCGGTCCGCGCCGGCCGCCGTCTCAAGCCGGAAGAGATGAACGCGCTCTTGCGCGAGATGGAAGACACGCCGAATTCCGGCCAGTGCAACCACGGCCGCCCGACCTATGTCGAACTCAAGCTCGCGGATATAGAGAAGCTGTTTGGGCGGCGTTAG
- a CDS encoding DUF2892 domain-containing protein has translation MFYRKNLPGWERAMRTIGGALMIAYGLFGMPGTMAGYLIAGTGAIAILTGSFGFCPMCAMVGRRLPAP, from the coding sequence ATGTTCTATCGCAAGAATTTACCGGGCTGGGAGCGGGCGATGCGGACGATCGGGGGCGCTCTGATGATCGCGTACGGGCTTTTCGGCATGCCCGGCACGATGGCCGGCTACCTGATCGCCGGCACCGGGGCGATTGCCATTCTGACCGGCTCTTTCGGCTTTTGCCCGATGTGCGCCATGGTCGGCCGCAGGCTGCCCGCGCCATGA
- a CDS encoding RNA polymerase sigma factor — MTALAGAGRCDPSLVEAARRGDTEALVSLIAAAQPDVRRYAARNCRAADIDDAVQETLLLLYRRVGTLRAVTSFSAWLFAVARRACLRLLRRAAGTAEAPAGEAEARLALLAPEDIRIDLSRAIQSLPDHYREVILLRDIEELSIDEIAAVLGLTRESVKARIHRARLMIREYLIRD; from the coding sequence ATGACGGCGCTGGCCGGAGCAGGGCGCTGCGATCCCTCGCTGGTCGAGGCAGCCCGCCGCGGCGACACCGAAGCGCTGGTGTCGCTGATCGCAGCCGCCCAGCCGGACGTTCGCCGCTACGCCGCGCGCAATTGCCGCGCCGCCGACATTGACGATGCGGTGCAGGAAACGCTGCTGCTGCTGTACCGACGGGTCGGCACGCTGCGCGCGGTCACGTCGTTTTCGGCGTGGCTGTTTGCGGTGGCTCGCCGCGCCTGCCTGCGTCTGCTGCGCCGGGCGGCGGGCACAGCGGAAGCGCCGGCCGGGGAGGCGGAGGCGCGGCTGGCGCTGCTCGCGCCGGAGGACATCCGCATCGACCTGTCGCGCGCCATCCAGTCGCTGCCCGATCACTATCGCGAAGTGATCCTGCTGCGCGACATCGAGGAATTGTCGATCGACGAGATCGCTGCAGTGCTCGGCCTGACGCGCGAAAGCGTCAAGGCGCGCATTCACCGCGCGCGGCTGATGATCCGGGAATATCTCATCCGCGATTGA
- the arfB gene encoding alternative ribosome rescue aminoacyl-tRNA hydrolase ArfB, giving the protein MLRVSRDLTIDDNDIEIGFVRASGPGGQNVNKLATAAQLRFDTRKIALPEDAAARLMRLAGQRMTKEGVIVIHAQRFRTQERNRADAIDRLLELLREALIRPTPRRPTKPTFGSKQRRLEGKKRRSDVKAKRNIRFDD; this is encoded by the coding sequence ATGCTGCGGGTTTCCCGCGATCTCACGATCGACGACAACGATATCGAGATCGGCTTTGTCCGCGCCTCCGGGCCGGGCGGGCAGAACGTCAACAAGCTCGCCACCGCAGCCCAGCTCCGCTTCGACACGCGCAAGATCGCGCTGCCGGAGGATGCGGCCGCGCGGCTCATGCGGCTTGCCGGCCAGCGCATGACCAAGGAGGGTGTGATCGTGATCCACGCCCAGCGCTTCCGCACCCAGGAACGCAACCGGGCCGACGCGATCGACCGCCTGCTCGAACTGCTCCGCGAAGCCTTGATACGCCCGACGCCGCGGCGGCCGACCAAGCCGACCTTCGGCTCGAAGCAGCGGCGGCTGGAAGGCAAGAAGCGCCGCAGCGACGTCAAGGCCAAGCGCAACATCCGCTTCGACGATTGA
- a CDS encoding pitrilysin family protein, with product MLAVSPSHAAAKIQRLVSPGGIEAWFVQDATVPLIAMEYAFAGGAAQDAEGKPGIGNMVAGLLDEGSGDLDSKTFHERLERRAIELSFSSTRDYFRGSLRMLKDNKDEAFGLLHLALTSPHFDAADVERIRAQVLSGLRRDTTNPTSLASRKFLEVAFGDHPYGRPGNGTLESVPKIDVSDMKDYVRRVIAKDTLRIAVVGDVDADTLGKLLDKTFGTLPAKASLTPVAEVEATKPPQRAFVPLDVPQTVVTFGGPGFRRHDPDFMAAYVVNHILGGGGLSSRLYKEVREKRGLAYSVYESLLWMDRSALFIGNTGTRADRAGETVDAIEKEIRRIAEEGPTQKELDEAKSYLKGSQMLALDTSSKLAQALLQYQLDKLPIDYIEKRNAIVDAVTLEDARKAAKKLWAQGLLTVIVGRAPQAAAQPAAVAPKAN from the coding sequence ATGCTGGCGGTGAGCCCGTCGCATGCCGCAGCGAAGATCCAGCGGCTGGTCTCCCCCGGCGGCATCGAAGCATGGTTCGTGCAGGACGCCACCGTGCCGCTGATCGCCATGGAATACGCCTTCGCCGGCGGCGCGGCCCAGGACGCGGAGGGCAAGCCCGGCATCGGCAACATGGTCGCCGGCCTGCTCGACGAGGGCTCCGGCGATCTCGACTCCAAGACCTTCCACGAGCGCCTGGAGCGGCGCGCAATCGAGCTCAGCTTTTCCTCGACCCGGGACTATTTCCGTGGCTCGCTGCGCATGCTCAAGGACAACAAGGATGAGGCCTTCGGCCTGCTCCATCTGGCGCTGACCTCGCCGCATTTCGATGCCGCGGACGTCGAGCGCATTCGCGCGCAGGTGCTCTCCGGGCTGCGCCGCGACACCACCAATCCGACCTCGCTGGCGAGCCGCAAATTCCTCGAGGTTGCCTTCGGCGATCATCCCTATGGCCGGCCGGGCAATGGAACGCTCGAGAGCGTGCCGAAGATCGACGTATCGGACATGAAGGACTACGTCCGCCGCGTCATCGCCAAGGATACGCTTCGCATCGCCGTGGTCGGCGACGTCGATGCCGACACGCTCGGCAAGCTCCTGGACAAGACGTTCGGCACCCTTCCGGCCAAGGCCAGCCTGACGCCGGTCGCCGAGGTCGAGGCCACCAAGCCGCCGCAGCGCGCCTTCGTGCCGCTCGACGTGCCGCAGACCGTGGTGACTTTTGGCGGTCCCGGCTTCCGCCGCCATGATCCGGATTTCATGGCCGCCTATGTCGTGAACCACATCCTCGGTGGCGGCGGCCTGTCGTCGCGGCTCTACAAGGAGGTCCGCGAAAAACGCGGCCTTGCCTATTCCGTCTACGAATCGCTCCTGTGGATGGATCGCTCGGCCCTGTTTATCGGCAACACCGGCACCCGTGCCGACCGCGCCGGCGAGACGGTCGATGCGATCGAGAAGGAGATCCGCCGCATCGCCGAGGAAGGCCCGACCCAGAAGGAGCTCGACGAGGCCAAGTCGTATCTGAAGGGCTCGCAGATGCTGGCGCTCGATACCTCCTCGAAACTGGCGCAGGCGTTGCTGCAATACCAGCTCGACAAGCTGCCGATCGACTACATCGAAAAGCGCAATGCCATCGTCGATGCCGTGACGCTCGAGGACGCCAGGAAGGCCGCAAAGAAGCTGTGGGCGCAGGGCCTGCTCACGGTCATCGTCGGCCGCGCCCCGCAGGCCGCCGCCCAGCCCGCCGCGGTAGCGCCAAAGGCGAACTGA
- a CDS encoding pitrilysin family protein: MSSHRFAVSLVAAFISTFAFSAGGALAQTTVTSERPASFTLDNGLQVVVIPDHRTPVVTQMIWYKVGSADETPGKSGLAHFLEHLMFKGTAKHPAGEFSQTVLRIGGNENAFTSLDYTGYFQRVPREQLAKMMEFEADRMTGLILKDENVLPERDVVLEEFNMRVANNPEARLSEQIMAALYLNHPYGRPVIGWRQEIEKLDREDALAFYKRFYAPNNAILVIAGDVEPKEIRPLVEKAYGGIPAQPAISAHRVRPQEPVPAAPRTVTLADPRVEQPGLRRSYLVPSSTTAAAGEGPALDVLAQLMGGGSNSYLYRALVIDRQLATSASAGYQGTALDPTQFSISVSPKPGVEFSQIEQVIDGVIAEVIQNPARAEDLERVKTQLIAEAIYAQDNQATLARWYGGALTTGLSIDDIRSWPDRIRAVTAEQVRDAAQKWLDKKRSVTGYLIKDTAQKREEKRS; the protein is encoded by the coding sequence ATGTCCTCACACCGTTTTGCTGTTTCTCTCGTTGCCGCTTTCATCTCGACGTTCGCTTTCTCCGCCGGCGGCGCATTGGCCCAGACCACGGTCACATCGGAACGACCCGCCAGCTTCACCCTCGACAACGGCCTGCAAGTCGTGGTGATCCCGGATCACCGCACGCCCGTCGTCACGCAGATGATCTGGTACAAGGTCGGCTCCGCCGACGAGACGCCGGGCAAGTCGGGCCTCGCGCATTTTCTCGAACACCTGATGTTCAAGGGCACGGCAAAGCACCCCGCAGGTGAATTTTCCCAGACCGTGCTGCGGATCGGCGGCAACGAGAACGCTTTCACCTCGCTCGACTACACCGGCTATTTCCAGCGCGTGCCGCGCGAACAACTGGCGAAGATGATGGAGTTCGAGGCCGACCGCATGACAGGTCTGATCCTCAAGGATGAGAACGTGCTGCCCGAGCGCGATGTCGTGCTCGAGGAATTCAACATGCGCGTCGCCAATAATCCGGAGGCGCGGCTGAGCGAGCAGATCATGGCCGCGCTCTATCTCAATCATCCCTATGGCCGGCCGGTGATCGGCTGGCGCCAGGAGATCGAGAAACTGGACCGCGAGGATGCGCTGGCGTTCTACAAACGCTTCTACGCGCCGAACAACGCCATCCTGGTGATTGCAGGCGACGTCGAGCCTAAGGAAATCCGCCCGCTGGTGGAAAAGGCCTATGGCGGCATTCCGGCCCAGCCGGCGATATCAGCGCACCGCGTCCGCCCGCAGGAGCCGGTGCCGGCGGCGCCGCGGACGGTGACGCTGGCCGATCCGCGCGTCGAACAGCCCGGCCTGCGGCGCTCTTATCTCGTGCCCTCATCTACGACCGCGGCGGCCGGCGAAGGCCCGGCGCTCGACGTGCTCGCGCAGCTGATGGGCGGCGGCTCCAACTCCTATCTCTATCGCGCGCTGGTGATCGACCGCCAGCTCGCGACCAGCGCCAGCGCCGGCTATCAAGGCACGGCGCTCGATCCCACCCAGTTCTCGATCTCGGTTTCACCGAAGCCCGGCGTCGAATTTTCGCAAATTGAGCAGGTGATCGACGGTGTGATTGCGGAAGTGATCCAGAATCCCGCCCGCGCCGAGGACCTCGAACGGGTCAAGACCCAATTGATCGCGGAAGCGATCTACGCCCAGGACAATCAAGCCACGCTGGCGCGCTGGTATGGCGGTGCGCTGACGACAGGACTCTCGATCGATGACATCAGGAGCTGGCCGGACCGGATTCGCGCCGTCACCGCCGAGCAGGTGCGCGACGCCGCGCAGAAATGGCTCGACAAGAAACGCTCGGTGACCGGTTATCTGATCAAGGATACCGCGCAAAAACGCGAGGAGAAGCGCTCGTGA